One Anatilimnocola floriformis genomic window, CAGCGACAAACCACGAGCAACCAGTTCGTACTGCGGCAGCAGCAGCACCGAATACGAAGCTGGTGCTGGCTCGGCCAGGTGCGCGCGGGAGGAAATCATCGAGTTTGCAACCTTGTTCATAGGCAGTTCCTTTCCAAAACCATTAGTGTACATCTGTGCCAATTAGAGCGTCGGCCTGGACAACTTAGGTCCGCTGCCAGCAGAAAATGCTGGCGTGATTTTTCGGGCCTACGCCGGCGGCGCAGCGACACCGCCAAAGCGCTCGCCGTAGGTTTCCGTCAGTGGTTGCGGCCGGATTTCATACTGCGGCACGACGCCGAAGTTGAGTTGCGCGATCGGTCGCAAGATGTCTCGATCGACACAGCGCACCAGCTCGGCGAACTCCGTTTGCACTGCGCTGAGCGCGATGACGAACGGAATCCAGCGGCCCGAGTAGCCGCTGCCCGTGCTCGCGGCCTGAATGATTTCGGGCGGCACTTCGAGTGCTTTCCAGATTTCGATGTCGAGGTCCTTCTTCCAATCAAAGATCGCTGTGTGCCCGCCCATGCTTTGCGGCGGCGTGTAATCGACCAGCTTCCTGCCGTCCTGGTCGTACAGCAGCGGCAACGTCATCGCGCCGCCTGATTGCCGGGCTTCGATCATGCCGCGAGCAATCTCCTGCCAGCTCACTTCCGTGCCGTCGGCCATTTGCACCTTGCGCTCCGGTGGGTACCAAAAAATATCTCTCTTGTGTAGGATTCATCCCTGACGAAAGAGAGTGCGAAAATGAGCGGAGATGCGTACAGTTACGTCCGATTCAGCGCCAAGAAGCAGGAACTCGGCAGAAGCCAGAAACGGCAAGCTGAGGCAGCCGCCCGATTCTGTGAGCGGCACAATTTGAAGCTGTCCCCAAAAAGTTATCAAGACCTCGGCGTAAGTAGCTGGAAGGGCAAGAACTTTCACGAGGGAGCGCTCGGAGCATTTCTAACGGCAGTGAAAAAAACGAGTAGCCCAATCAAACGAGGCTCGGTGCTGGTCGTCGAATCCCTAGATCGCATCAGCAGGGCCTCTGCTCGGAAGGCGCTGCGAATCATGGAAGAAATTATTGAAGCAGGCGTTACGATTGCCACGCTTGACCCTGAACGCTCCTACGATGAGAAATCTCTCGACGATCCGTTCTCCCTGATCGAAATGATTCTGGTGTTTGTTCGAGCAAATGAAGAAAGCAATATGAAGTCAATGCGGGTTCGTGACGCATGGACTGCAAAGCGAATGAATGCTGCGAACGCCCCGATGACAACACGAGGTCCTGCGTGGCTCATCCCGATTGCGGGCGGGTGGAAGAAGGACGAGCGAAAGGCGGAGTCAGTTCGGACAATCATCAGAATGTCCGCCGACGGAAACGGCGCTCCCGCAATCCTGCAATATCTTCACGATGCTCAAGTGCCGAACCCATCAACCGGCAAAGCTCGATGGTCGCTCGCCTATGTTCAACTCCTAATGCGTGACCGCCGTATCATTGGTGAGTTGCAACCTTGCGTATGGACAGATGGTAAGCAGCAGCCAGTCGGCCCGCCATTAGAAGATTACTACCCTGCGATCTGCGACCTCGATACATTCGCTCGGGCGCAGTCCGCTCTTGCGAATCGACGAAAGAACAACAACACAAAGCAAGGTAACACCATCAACTTGTTTGGCGGACTGATGATTGATCCTGAAAGCGGCTCGAAGTGGATTGTCGGTAAGAAAGCAGCAAACAAACCGGCAAGGCTGCAAACTATGGCTGCTCGCAATAAGGTCAAGAAGTCGCTCTCAGTCGATTATGACGAAGTTGAGAAAGCCGTCCTTCGATTCATTGAAGGACTAGACCTTGAACAGTTGCTGCCGCACGAGGCTCATGCGAACCGTGGCAGGCTCGGAACGGTCGAGCAGCGTATTGCGATCTTGCAGCAACGAATTGAAATGGATGATCCGGCAACGCTCGGGCCGCTGATGGATACACTCGCAAAACTAGAAGCTGAACGGCAACAACTGAAAGCAGACTTCAATGAAGAATCGGCGCTCCGCCATTCGGCGGTCAATGCTCACGATGTAATCGACAAGATGCGCAAGGCGAAGGGCGACGAACGGAAGCGATTGCGGCTTCAACTTCGCACCCACCTAGCAACGGTTATCCGTAAAATCACGATGACCACCGCACCGTTTTGGCGTCACAGTATCGGAATCCTCGATATCGAATTGATCGACGGAATATTACATAGAGAGATTACACATCAGGATATTATGCCAGTCGAAACGCTCGCAGAAATTGCACTTTCGGGCCTATTGCTGAACGACAAGCGTAGGGAATCAGTTAGAAAAGGAATCCTCTACGTTGCTGAACGAGGCTTCACGTTGCGAATTGTCGTTGAAGGCGGACGAAAGGGCGTAAAGCTGATGGCCGTCAGGCCGAAGGGAACTGGTAATCCCGTCGTTGATGTTGAAAGCGCTATGACGCCCGAGGAATTATCGGGCGCTGCTTGGCGCTAGTCCGATACCAACCCCACTCCCTGCGTTGCAGGGAGTGGGGTTTTTCATGCGGTGGCATTACTCAACAGTGAACGACCGCCGGTACTTTTTGCCGATCCAATCGCTCTTTGTATCCCACAACGAGTTGTCTTTGGCGATGTCCGACGAGAACTCTCCGATATTTTCCAGCCTCGGATAGCCTGCTTCCTTCATTAGGGCGTAAACGCCCACTAGTAGAGTCTCGGCGGTCTGTTTATCGCCTAAAACAATCCCTGGCACTGATTAGCTCGATCCTGCCACGCCAAGGTCAAAGTCGGTATAAACGACGGCGGCTCAGTTATCGGTTAATCTCCGAGTGATCCGACCATGCCACCCAGTGAACGCTAGAGCAGCAGTTCCTCTCCCAACGGCCGAGGGTTTTAGAGATGATCAGCGGAGAGAATAACAAACGCAAGGACGTGCCATGAAGCGCAATGCGAAACGTGCCCCCTCACATCGAAAGACCAGCAAGACGCCGTGATCGAAGCCACGCTCCGGGCCGCTTACCTTGGTCCTCATTCCCCAACGTCGCATCGAGCGATTGCTTCAATGCTCCCTGCGTGGATCAAAGCCGATCATAAACGTGTTGGGCGGCGAGCTACCTATTCACGAGCAATGGATGCCCTGCCAATGACTGACCAGAAAACTGCTCTCGGAATCGACCCGCTAAGAGTATTCGCTGAGCCGATGCGGCAACTCCCTTCCTGAGCATCATTCGACAATTCCCCTGAGCAAACTGACAGCCCCGGCCGTTTCGCACGGCAGCGGTTTTACATGCGCTACTTCCCCCTTTTTTTTGGGCATTGCCATCGGCGAGGGCTTGGGCGATGATTTCCTGATGGCATTTAACGTACTTAGCATGTTCTGTGGCGGAGGGGGCTTCGACCTTGGCTTTAAGCAATCCGGCTTCGACATCATCTGGGCCAATGATTACGACAAAGATGCTTGTCGTACTTATCGGCGCAATTTTGGTGATCTTCATTTGGTGGAGGGCGACATTACCAAGATTCCGATCCCAACCTTGAAGCAACCAGTCCATGTGCTCTTAGCGGGCTTTCCCTGTCAGCCCTTTTCGACTACTGGCAATAGATTATCTGGCGATGACTCACGAGGCCGACTCTACCAAACCTGCTTTGACTATATTGGCAAATTCCAGCCACAGGTTGTTTTCTTTGAGAACGTGCGGGGAGTTCTCAAATCCCAGGGCATCGAGCGCAAGTACATCATTGAGGACATATGCGACGATCTTGTTGGACTGGGTTACGAACATGTTTACATCTCATTGATCGATGCAACCATGTATGGCGTTCCTCAGAAACGTCGGCGAGTAATCATCACAGCATGCAGGAAGCCATTCATTTTCCCCCAGCCGATTGCTGAGGAATGTGGCCTAACCATACAATCCGCTTTAGAGGGCATCCAAGAGGCTACACCGAACAGCCAGGAGATTCAGAAGATATGTGATCGGTATTTGACTTTGCTTCGCTACGTGCCTCCTGGGGGCTGCTGGGACGACATTCCCTATGACCAATTACCGAAACGGTTTCAAAAGATCAGGGACGACAAGAACAAGTACAGAAGCCCTCGTTTCTTTCGCCGGCATGCGATGAGCGACATCTCAACAACAATTAAGGCAAAAGCACTACCAGAAACGAGCGCTATTTGGCATCCGATGTATGATCGTTCGTTCTCCGTGCGGGAAGTTGCCAGGATTCAATCGTTCCCAGATGACTTTGTGTTTGATGGCCGAAGTGTTTGTAGTAATTATCGGGTAGTCGGAAATGCCGTCCCGCCCCGCCTGTCCTACAACTTGGCGCAGGCAGCTAAAGAGATGCTGTCAGGCAATAATCATACGACCAACATCTCCATGTATCAAAGCGAGGCGATTTTAGCATTGGGTGAAACCGTCAGATATCCGAATAGTGTAACTTCCAAGTGCCAAAATATGGTAAGCAATTCGTTACTACAACCCATTGAGGGAGCCATGAAGCCGCAATGCAATGAGTGCCCGCTCACGTCGAAAGACCAGCAAGACGCCGTGATCGACGCTGCGATTCGGGCCGCTTATCTCGACCCTCACTCGCCAACGTCCCACCGAGCGATTGCTTCGATGCTCCCTGGTTGGATCAAAGCGGATCACAAGCGGGTTGGGCGTCGAGTGCAGGAGCTGGTTTCAACTGGGGCATTGCCCCAATTAAGCAGGAGGGTTGGGCTAGACGGGAAGTTGCGGCAAGGCAGGCAGATTCCTAAGGCGGACGTTCCTGATGACTTCCAGCCGCAAGTGTCCCTTCACTGCGGTGATGCCGAGCAGCAACTGCGAAAGTTGGGCGATGATTCCGTGGATTGCTGCGTCACCTCTCCGCCGTATTTTTTGCAGATGGATGTCTGCGCCGAGCAGCAGATCGGCCAATAGCAAAGCGTCGAACAGTACATCGCCAAACTTGCGAAGGTCTTCGACGAGGTTCGCCGCATCCTGCGGCGAACCGGCACGCTCTGGATCAACATCGGTGATACGTTTCGTGATGGCCAGTCGTTGCTCGTTCCGCAACGACTGGCTTTGGCGCTCACAAGCCGGGGCTGGAAATTGAGGGGCGAAATCATCGTTGAAAAGTCGAATCCGGCACCATATCGACACGAAGGCAGACTGTCCCCGACACACGAAACGATGTTGGTTTTTGCGCTCAACGTGCCGCACTATTTCGACATGGATTCACTGCGGGTCGATTTTGCAGATACACAGAACTGGGGGCTGGCTCGGCACCATGCGCCCATTCGAGGTACGGTCTGGCGATTTCCGCCTGTCCGCCACGAAGTTGGCGGTCACCCGGCCCCGATGCCAATTGAATTGGCACGGCACTGCGTGACGCTTGGATGCCCTCCAGGCGGCATGGTTCTTGATCCATTTGCCGGGATCGGGACGAGCTTGATCGCCGCCGCAGAAAACTACCGTCACGGCATTGGGATTGAACTCTCTCCGTACTACCTCGCCTTGGCCCGGCAGCGTCTTCCTCAGTCTTCATTGGTCTAGGGCTCTTAATGGGTCGTGCTCCGAAAGCGACGACCTAACTCTCGATACCGCCTTCTTTTCGGTGTCGACAAGGCTGGACCTCGGCCCTTCTTCCGCTCATTTCTGCGTGAGTCTTCTGCACGTTTGTCGCCTTATGGCAGCGATTCGCAACGCAAGGGAAATCGTCGATCTCTTTCCCAGGTTATCCAGAGTTTCCGACGGGTGTCATGAAATTCTGAAACCTGGGCAGTCCAGGCCAAGAAATCGCATCGAAAGGAACCAGTTTGATGAACGTGACGAAGCTGACCGGTTTGAGCAAGCGACAACTCAACCGACGGATGAAGGCTCGGTGCCTCCGGCAGACGCCATGCACGATTTATTTCGTGGATTCGTATGACGTAGCCATGCGTTGGCACAGCCGGAGGCCGGAGCTGCTTCGGGTTCTGTTAGTGGCGGCAGGGCCATCCCGTTTCGCAAATCGCCGCCCAGCGTGCGGATGATGATGCACAGCGCCGGGCAAGTCTTGAGCAACTCCTTCGCCTCGTGAGTGACCACGGCGAGCGCCGTGATTGAACCGTTTCTGATTCGGTCAGGGTTGATCACGAAGGACAAGAGCGGGCTGCGTGAGTTGACCGCCGACGGGCGAGAGTTTCTGTCGAACTCGTGTCAACAAGCCGTCTAATTTTCGTAGCAGGAGTGTCGTATGAGCGCCCAAATGCAAACCCAAACGAAGGCCATCGTGACCGTTGCTGAAATGGCTCGCATGGTCGGATTGTCACGAGCGAGGTTTTACCAATTGATCGGGTCGGCGTTCCCAGCGCCGGATCGTGACCCGGAAACTGACCGTCCATATTACGTCGAAGATGCGCAGAAAATCTGTCTTGAAGTGCGCCGGCGAAACTGCGGCGTCGATGGCAAGCCGATCTTGTTTTATGCACGACGAGGAGGAGCGCCCACGATGCCCAAACGACGGGAGTCCAAGCCGCAGGCAAAAGAAAAGAACAAGTACACCGCCATCGTCGATGCGATGAAAGGTCTTGGCCTCGTCGGCGTGACCGATCAACAGGTCAGTGCGGCGGTCGCCAAATTGTTCCCTTCGGGGATCGCAGGCGTCGATGAGGCCGAGGTAATCCGTTCCGTTTTCGTCCAAATTCAGCGCCAGAACTCGACCGATAATCTCGGTCGATAATAGTCAATATCAGCCCAGTTAGCGGTGAAAGGTGTCAAATTCATGTCTACTTTCCGTCAGGAAGGCCGTGAGAATTGGAGCGATAATGTTTTCAGCGGCGTCCCGACCGGGCCGGACGAGGCAGCGCTGTTCGGTCAGTTCCTCGGATCTCTCGATCTCGCCGCCAACAGTCGGCAAGCGATGTCCCAGGACGTGCGAAAGTTTGCTGCGTGGTTCAGCACCTCGAACAAAGAACCCTTCGTGATCGGTCGAGTGACGACGAGGGACGTGACGGACTTCAAAGAGCATCTGCGCCGTGACAAGCAGCAGGCCGTCGCCACCGTCAATCGCTGCCTCGTCACTATCCGCCGTTTCTTTCGATGGCTGACCGAGAACGGCCATGCCAAGTCGAACCCTGCCAAGCCGGTGAAGGAACTGCGCCGGCAGCAACTGTCGCCAAAGGGATTGGATCGTAGTGCCGTGCGCCGGCTACTTCGTGAGATCGAACTGCGCCAGGACGTGCG contains:
- a CDS encoding recombinase family protein — encoded protein: MSGDAYSYVRFSAKKQELGRSQKRQAEAAARFCERHNLKLSPKSYQDLGVSSWKGKNFHEGALGAFLTAVKKTSSPIKRGSVLVVESLDRISRASARKALRIMEEIIEAGVTIATLDPERSYDEKSLDDPFSLIEMILVFVRANEESNMKSMRVRDAWTAKRMNAANAPMTTRGPAWLIPIAGGWKKDERKAESVRTIIRMSADGNGAPAILQYLHDAQVPNPSTGKARWSLAYVQLLMRDRRIIGELQPCVWTDGKQQPVGPPLEDYYPAICDLDTFARAQSALANRRKNNNTKQGNTINLFGGLMIDPESGSKWIVGKKAANKPARLQTMAARNKVKKSLSVDYDEVEKAVLRFIEGLDLEQLLPHEAHANRGRLGTVEQRIAILQQRIEMDDPATLGPLMDTLAKLEAERQQLKADFNEESALRHSAVNAHDVIDKMRKAKGDERKRLRLQLRTHLATVIRKITMTTAPFWRHSIGILDIELIDGILHREITHQDIMPVETLAEIALSGLLLNDKRRESVRKGILYVAERGFTLRIVVEGGRKGVKLMAVRPKGTGNPVVDVESAMTPEELSGAAWR
- the dcm gene encoding DNA cytosine methyltransferase, with amino-acid sequence MGIAIGEGLGDDFLMAFNVLSMFCGGGGFDLGFKQSGFDIIWANDYDKDACRTYRRNFGDLHLVEGDITKIPIPTLKQPVHVLLAGFPCQPFSTTGNRLSGDDSRGRLYQTCFDYIGKFQPQVVFFENVRGVLKSQGIERKYIIEDICDDLVGLGYEHVYISLIDATMYGVPQKRRRVIITACRKPFIFPQPIAEECGLTIQSALEGIQEATPNSQEIQKICDRYLTLLRYVPPGGCWDDIPYDQLPKRFQKIRDDKNKYRSPRFFRRHAMSDISTTIKAKALPETSAIWHPMYDRSFSVREVARIQSFPDDFVFDGRSVCSNYRVVGNAVPPRLSYNLAQAAKEMLSGNNHTTNISMYQSEAILALGETVRYPNSVTSKCQNMVSNSLLQPIEGAMKPQCNECPLTSKDQQDAVIDAAIRAAYLDPHSPTSHRAIASMLPGWIKADHKRVGRRVQELVSTGALPQLSRRVGLDGKLRQGRQIPKADVPDDFQPQVSLHCGDAEQQLRKLGDDSVDCCVTSPPYFLQMDVCAEQQIGQ
- a CDS encoding Holliday junction DNA helicase RuvB C-terminal domain-containing protein, encoding MIEPFLIRSGLITKDKSGLRELTADGREFLSNSCQQAV
- a CDS encoding helix-turn-helix transcriptional regulator — protein: MSAQMQTQTKAIVTVAEMARMVGLSRARFYQLIGSAFPAPDRDPETDRPYYVEDAQKICLEVRRRNCGVDGKPILFYARRGGAPTMPKRRESKPQAKEKNKYTAIVDAMKGLGLVGVTDQQVSAAVAKLFPSGIAGVDEAEVIRSVFVQIQRQNSTDNLGR